From the genome of Apodemus sylvaticus chromosome 3, mApoSyl1.1, whole genome shotgun sequence, one region includes:
- the LOC127681572 gene encoding regulatory solute carrier protein family 1 member 1 isoform X2: MQSVRSHDACVCVCRSWSGPRPEKSSKESTSLEMSSLSTSDGFNHPAPSGQSPEVGSPSLARSVSASVCAIKPSDPNSTESLAMEATKASAEFQTNSKKTDPPPLQALPGLVPSAEQSLATPLHNSSEEASVTGNLETSAEKRTQGLRVYLHTRQGASLSLTTTRMHEPQIFVEEKSWHPENQTPSQENGLEQHREAESVQSEAGPQSVPWEQACLCDTQDLGLREQVVSLDAVVKGELHRGTHLPRAEKGCPASGRYRCPCSEALMEVDTADQSLVALCSSAGRQDAVIKSPAVPHLASDNPSMEVEALQSDPSCERVEHSILTRDLQHPEDNVEMSTMDNKDDSSSSPLSGHGQPSMESAEEFCSSVTVALKELHELLVISCKPASEDSPEDITCQSEIVAESQTSVSDLTGRRAHSEHLTPSHHDPQSSCHQAASESEKTEIVEDEASTSFGGLGDGLSPGGEGVPRSTVRKSCSVTITSAKLSEQLPCTSGVQVSPELAAGDEGTCSQPSEHVQNPGPDRLETSSVCPGAGLPFSGLNQPSTQSLSTPSALPPFIFPAADVDRILGAGFTLQEALGALHRVGGNADLALLVLLAKNIVVPT, translated from the exons ATGCAG AGCGTCAGAAGccatgatgcatgtgtgtgtgtgtgccgcaGCTGGAGTGGGCCCAGACCAG AGAAAAGCAGTAAAGAATCTACCTCACTGGAAATGTCATCATTGTCGACTTCAGATGGATTCAACCATCCCGCTCCTTCAGGGCAGAGTCCTGAGGTCGGCAGCCCGAGTCTCGCTCGCTCCGTTTCTGCTTCCGTCTGCGCCATCAAGCCCAGTGACCCCAATAGCACCGAATCTCTAGCTATGGAGGCTACAAAGGCTTCAGCTGAATTCCAGACAAACTCTAAAAAAACAGACCCTCCTCCTCTGCAGGCTCTTCCTGGTCTTGTTCCCTCAGCAGAACAGAGTCTAGCTACGCCTTTGCATAATTCATCAGAAGAAGCATCTGTTACAGGGAATCTGGAGACATCTGctgaaaagagaacccagggcctcagagTTTATCTCCACACAAGACAGGGCGCTAGTTTATCTCTCACAACTACTAGGATGCATGAGCCACAGATATTTGTGGAAGAAAAGAGTTGGCATCCAGAAAATCAGACCCCGAGTCAGGAGAACGGCCTTGAGcagcacagagaagcagagagcgTGCAGTCTGAGGCTGGACCACAGAGTGTCCCATGGGAGCAGGCGTGTCTCTGTGACACACAAGACCTTGGGCTTCGTGAACAAGTTGTCAGTTTGGACGCTGTGGTGAAAGGCGAGCTACACAGAGGCACTCATCTTCCCCGTGCAGAGAAAGGCTGTCCAGCCTCAGGCCGCTACCGCTGCCCATGCTCAGAAGCCCTGATGGAAGTGGATACAGCTGACCAGTCTCTGGTTGCTTTGTGCAgctcagcaggcaggcaggatgcCGTCATCAAGAGCCCTGCTGTGCCACATCTCGCTTCAGATAATCCCTCAATGGAAGTGGAGGCACTGCAGTCTGATCCCTCCTGTGAACGTGTGGAACATTCCATCTTGACTCGGGATTTGCAGCACCCAGAAGATAATGTTGAAATGTCTACAATGGATAACAAAGATGACAGTTCCTCCTCCCCTTTAAGTGGCCATGGTCAGCCCTCAATGGAGTCAGCAGAAGAATTTTGTTCATCTGTCACAGTGGCCTTGAAAGAACTACATGAGCTTTTGGTCATTAGCTGTAAGCCAGCTTCAGAAGATTCACCTGAGGATATTACCTGTCAGTCAGAAATAGTTGCTGAGAGCCAGACAAGCGTTTCAGACCTTACAGGAAGGAGGGCCCACAGTGAGCATCTGACCCCTAGTCACCACGACCCACAAAGCTCCTGTCACCAGGCCGCCTCTGAATCAGAAAAGACAGAAATCGTAGAAGATGAAGCATCCACTAGCTTTGGAGGTCTAGGTGATGGCTTGTCACCTGGCGGAGAAGGTGTCCCCAGATCAACAGTCAGGAAGAGCTGTTCTGTCACCATAACCTCAGCTAAACTGTCTGAGCAGTTGCCCTGCACCTCAGGTGTCCAAGTTTCCCCTGAGCTTGCAGCAGGTGATGAGGGTACCTGCAGTCAGCCTTCTGAGCATGTGCAGAATCCAGGCCCAGACAGGCTGGAGACCAGCAGTGTCTGCCCTGGAGCTGGGTTGCCCTTCAGTGGATTGAACCAACCTAGCACACAGTCCTTGTCCACCCCCTCTGCCCTTCCACCATTCATCTTTCCTGCTGCAGATGTTGACAGGATTCTAGGTGCCGGCTTCACTCTGCAGGAAGCCCTCGGGGCTCTGCATCGAGTTGGGGGGAATGCAGACCTTGCCCTTCTTGTTTTGTTAGCAAAGAACATTGTAGTCCCTACATAA
- the LOC127681572 gene encoding regulatory solute carrier protein family 1 member 1 isoform X1: MLLTVYCVRRDLSEVTFSLQVDADFELHNFRALCELESGIPAAESQIVYAERPLTDNHRSLASYGLKDGDVVILRQKENADPRPAVQFSNLPRIDFSSIAVPGTSNPQQRQPPRTQAQHSSPGEIASSPQGLDNPALLRDMLLANPHELSLLKERNPPLAEALLSGDLEKFTRVLVEQQQDRARREQERIRLFSADPFDLEAQAKIEEDIRQQNIEENMTIAMEEAPESFGQVAMLYINCRVNGHPVKAFVDSGAQMTIMSQACAERCNIMRLVDRRWAGIAKGVGTQKIIGRVHLAQVQIEGDFLACSFSILEEQPMDMLLGLDMLKRHQCSIDLKKNVLVIGTTGSQTTFLPEGELPECARLAYGTGREDIRPEEIADRELAEAIQKSAEDAEKSSKESTSLEMSSLSTSDGFNHPAPSGQSPEVGSPSLARSVSASVCAIKPSDPNSTESLAMEATKASAEFQTNSKKTDPPPLQALPGLVPSAEQSLATPLHNSSEEASVTGNLETSAEKRTQGLRVYLHTRQGASLSLTTTRMHEPQIFVEEKSWHPENQTPSQENGLEQHREAESVQSEAGPQSVPWEQACLCDTQDLGLREQVVSLDAVVKGELHRGTHLPRAEKGCPASGRYRCPCSEALMEVDTADQSLVALCSSAGRQDAVIKSPAVPHLASDNPSMEVEALQSDPSCERVEHSILTRDLQHPEDNVEMSTMDNKDDSSSSPLSGHGQPSMESAEEFCSSVTVALKELHELLVISCKPASEDSPEDITCQSEIVAESQTSVSDLTGRRAHSEHLTPSHHDPQSSCHQAASESEKTEIVEDEASTSFGGLGDGLSPGGEGVPRSTVRKSCSVTITSAKLSEQLPCTSGVQVSPELAAGDEGTCSQPSEHVQNPGPDRLETSSVCPGAGLPFSGLNQPSTQSLSTPSALPPFIFPAADVDRILGAGFTLQEALGALHRVGGNADLALLVLLAKNIVVPT; the protein is encoded by the exons ACTTACCCCGGATTGACTTCAGTAGCATAGCTGTGCCTGGCACGTCAAACCCCCAACAGCGCCAGCCGCCCAGAACACAGGCTCAGCACTCATCTCCTGGGGAAATAGCATCGTCTCCTCAAGGCTTAGACAACCCAGCCCTGCTGCGGGACATGCTGCTGGCCAACCCGCACGAGTTGTCCTTGCTGAAGGAGCGGAACCCACCGTTGGCAGAAGCTCTGCTCAGTGGAGATCTCG AGAAATTCACTAGGGTCTTGGTGGAGCAGCAGCAGGATCGAGCCCGGAGAGAACAAGAACGGATTCGTCTGTTTTCTGCTGACCCCTTTGATCTCGAGGCTCAGGCAAAGATAGAAGAAGATATAAG GCAGCAGAACATCGAGGAGAACATGACAATAGCTATGGAGGAGGCCCCGGAGAGCTTCGGCCAGGTCGCCATGCTCTACATCAACTGCAGAGTGAACGGGCATCCTGTGAAGGCCTTCGTCGACTCAG ggGCCCAGATGACTATCATGAGCCAGGCCTGTGCAGAAAGGTGTAACATAATGAGACTGGTGGACCGTCGCTGGGCCGGCATTGCGAAAGGAGTAGGCACCCAGAAGATTATTGGAAGGGTGCATCTAG CTCAGGTTCAGATTGAAGGCGATTTTCTGGCATGTTCTTTCTCgattctggaagaacagcctatGGACATGCTTCTGGGTCTGGACATGCTTAAACGGCATCAG TGTTCTATTGACTTGAAGAAAAATGTTCTGGTGATTGGCACCACGGGCTCACAGACCACCTTCCTTCCCGAGGGGGAGCTACCAGAGTGCGCTCGCTTGGCCTATGGAACCGGGCGAGAGGACATTCGCCCAGAGGAAATCGCAGATCGAGAATTAGCAGAAGCCATTCAAAAATCAGCTGAGGATGCAG AGAAAAGCAGTAAAGAATCTACCTCACTGGAAATGTCATCATTGTCGACTTCAGATGGATTCAACCATCCCGCTCCTTCAGGGCAGAGTCCTGAGGTCGGCAGCCCGAGTCTCGCTCGCTCCGTTTCTGCTTCCGTCTGCGCCATCAAGCCCAGTGACCCCAATAGCACCGAATCTCTAGCTATGGAGGCTACAAAGGCTTCAGCTGAATTCCAGACAAACTCTAAAAAAACAGACCCTCCTCCTCTGCAGGCTCTTCCTGGTCTTGTTCCCTCAGCAGAACAGAGTCTAGCTACGCCTTTGCATAATTCATCAGAAGAAGCATCTGTTACAGGGAATCTGGAGACATCTGctgaaaagagaacccagggcctcagagTTTATCTCCACACAAGACAGGGCGCTAGTTTATCTCTCACAACTACTAGGATGCATGAGCCACAGATATTTGTGGAAGAAAAGAGTTGGCATCCAGAAAATCAGACCCCGAGTCAGGAGAACGGCCTTGAGcagcacagagaagcagagagcgTGCAGTCTGAGGCTGGACCACAGAGTGTCCCATGGGAGCAGGCGTGTCTCTGTGACACACAAGACCTTGGGCTTCGTGAACAAGTTGTCAGTTTGGACGCTGTGGTGAAAGGCGAGCTACACAGAGGCACTCATCTTCCCCGTGCAGAGAAAGGCTGTCCAGCCTCAGGCCGCTACCGCTGCCCATGCTCAGAAGCCCTGATGGAAGTGGATACAGCTGACCAGTCTCTGGTTGCTTTGTGCAgctcagcaggcaggcaggatgcCGTCATCAAGAGCCCTGCTGTGCCACATCTCGCTTCAGATAATCCCTCAATGGAAGTGGAGGCACTGCAGTCTGATCCCTCCTGTGAACGTGTGGAACATTCCATCTTGACTCGGGATTTGCAGCACCCAGAAGATAATGTTGAAATGTCTACAATGGATAACAAAGATGACAGTTCCTCCTCCCCTTTAAGTGGCCATGGTCAGCCCTCAATGGAGTCAGCAGAAGAATTTTGTTCATCTGTCACAGTGGCCTTGAAAGAACTACATGAGCTTTTGGTCATTAGCTGTAAGCCAGCTTCAGAAGATTCACCTGAGGATATTACCTGTCAGTCAGAAATAGTTGCTGAGAGCCAGACAAGCGTTTCAGACCTTACAGGAAGGAGGGCCCACAGTGAGCATCTGACCCCTAGTCACCACGACCCACAAAGCTCCTGTCACCAGGCCGCCTCTGAATCAGAAAAGACAGAAATCGTAGAAGATGAAGCATCCACTAGCTTTGGAGGTCTAGGTGATGGCTTGTCACCTGGCGGAGAAGGTGTCCCCAGATCAACAGTCAGGAAGAGCTGTTCTGTCACCATAACCTCAGCTAAACTGTCTGAGCAGTTGCCCTGCACCTCAGGTGTCCAAGTTTCCCCTGAGCTTGCAGCAGGTGATGAGGGTACCTGCAGTCAGCCTTCTGAGCATGTGCAGAATCCAGGCCCAGACAGGCTGGAGACCAGCAGTGTCTGCCCTGGAGCTGGGTTGCCCTTCAGTGGATTGAACCAACCTAGCACACAGTCCTTGTCCACCCCCTCTGCCCTTCCACCATTCATCTTTCCTGCTGCAGATGTTGACAGGATTCTAGGTGCCGGCTTCACTCTGCAGGAAGCCCTCGGGGCTCTGCATCGAGTTGGGGGGAATGCAGACCTTGCCCTTCTTGTTTTGTTAGCAAAGAACATTGTAGTCCCTACATAA